Sequence from the Fusobacterium sp. DD2 genome:
CTGGATGTTTCCTACTTATGAATGTTGGAGACAAAATGGTTAGAAGCCAAAATGGACTTGTTACAACAATAGCAATTGGACTTAATGGTAAAGTTGAATATGCTCTTGAAGGAAGTATATTTATAGGTGGAGCAAGTGTACAATGGTTAAGAGACGAACTAAAACTTGTTTCTGAAGCAAGAGATACTGAATACTTTGCTAGAAAAGTTAAAGATAATGGTGGAGTATATGTAGTACCAGCATTTGTTGGACTTGGAGCTCCATATTGGGATATGTATGCTAGAGGAGCTATATTAGGACTTACTCGTGGAGCTAACAAAAACCATATAATAAGAGCTACTCTTGAATCAATAGCTTATCAAACTAGAGACGTACTTGAAGCAATGCAAGAAGATTCAGGAATTAAATTAAACAACCTGAAAGTTGATGGTGGAGCTGCTGCTAACAACTTCTTAATGGAATTCCAATCTGATATATTAGGTGTTAATGTAAGAAGACCTGTGACTCTTGAAACTACGGCTCTTGGTGCTGCATACTTAGCTGGATTAGCAGTTGGTGTATGGGAATCTAAGGAAGAAATCACTTCTCAATGGAAACTTGACCATGAGTTTACAGCTTCAATGAGTGAAGAAGAAAGAAATAAAAAATACGCTGGTTGGAAGAAAGCTGTTAAAAGATCTATGGCTTGGGACGAAGAATAAAATATTTCTTGACAAACACTTCGAAATGTAAGATAATAGTCTTGAAATAGAATATTGACTGGTGAAAAGTGAGAGTCGACAATAGGCAGGTTTTCTTCTGCCTATTTGTTGACTCTTTTTTATAAACAAAAATAGGAGGAAGGTATGTTTGACGTTATTATTATTGGAGCAGGTATAATGGGAGCTGCTACCGCTTACGAACTAGCTAAATATAACTTAAAAGTTATGGTATTAGAAAAGGAACACGATGTTTCTAATGGTACAAGTAAAGCAAACTCAGGAATCGTTCACGCTGGATATGATGCTACTGAGGGAACTTTAATGGCAAAATACAATGCATTAGGTAATGAGATGTATGAGGATCTATGTAAAGAGATAGATGCTCCATTCAAAAGAACTGGTTCTTTTGTTTTAGCATTTTCTGAGGAGGATAGAGAACATCTAAATTTACTATACAACAGAGGAATAACTAATGGTATCCCAGGAATGCAACTTCTAGAAAGAGAAGATGTATTAAAGATGGAACCTAATATCAACCCAGAAGTGAAAGCTGCTCTGTATGCTCCTACTGCTGGAGTAACAAGCCCTTGGGAAGTTACAATAAAATTACTTGAAAATGCTGTATTAAATGGTGCAGAACTTAAAACTGATGCAAAAGTTGAAAAAATAGAAAGAATTGCTGAAGGATTCAAAGTTATCCTTTCTAATAAAGAAGAACTTACTGCTAAAGTTGTTGTAAATGCTGCCGGTGTTTATGCTGATGATATTAACAACATGGTAAGCTCTAAAAAAATAAAAATAACTCCTAGAGCTGGAGAATACTTCTTACTTGATAAAGTTCAAGGAAATCTAGTTAACAAAGTAATCTTCCAATGCCCTACAAAAGTTGGTAAAGGAGTTCTAGTATCTCCAACAGTACACGGAAACTTAATAGTTGGACCAACAGCTACTACTCAAGATGACAAAGACTATGTTGGAAATACATTAGAAGCTTTTGACTTTATAAAAGCAACAGCTGTAAAAAGTGTTAAAAACATTAATTTCAGAGATAATATCAAAAACTTCTCTGGACTTAGAGCAGAAGCAGATATTCCTGATTTCATAATAGGAGAAGTTGAAGATGTTCCATTCTTCTTTAACATTGCAGGAACTAAATCTCCAGGACTTACATCAGCTCCAGCAATTGGACTGGATGTAGCAAATATGATAGTTGAAAAACTTGGAAATCCAGCTAAAAAAGCTGAACACAAGAAAAATAAACCTCATATCTACTTTATGGAATTATCACCTGAAGAAAAAGCTGAAGTAATTAAAAAAGACCCTAGATATGGAAGAATAATCTGTAGATGTGAAAGCATTACTGAGGGAGAAATAGTTGATGTTATCCATAGAATGGTTGGAGCTAAAACAGTAGATGGAATCAAGAAAAGATGTAGACCAGGTATGGGTAGATGTCAAGGTGGATTCTGTGGTCCTAGAGTACAAGAGATACTTGCAAGAGAATTACATGAAAATCTAGATGATATTGTTTTAGATAAAGTAGGTTCTTATATACTTACTGGAGAAACTAAGAAGCAGGAGGAACTATAATATGAAATTTGATTTAGTTGTAATAGGTGGAGGACCAGGAGGTCTTGCTGCTGCAATAGAAGCAAAGAAAAATGGTGTAGACAGTATTTTAGTAATAGAAAGAGATAAAGAACTTGGTGGAATTTTACAACAATGTATCCACAATGGATTCGGATTACACGAATTCAAAGAAGAATTAACAGGTCCTGAGTATGCTGAAAGATTTATAAAAGAATTAGCAAAAATGAATATAGAGTATAAACTTGATACAATGGTACTTGATATCACTCCTGAAAAAATGGTTCATGCTATAAATACAAAAGATGGATATATGGCTATTGAAGCTAAAGCTGTTATCCTTGCAATGGGATGTAGAGAAAGAACTAGAGGAGCTATATCTATTCCAGGTGAAAGACCTGCAGGAATCTTTACAGCTGGTACAGCTCAAAGATTTATAAACATGGAAGGATACATGGTTGGTAAAAAAGTAGTTATCCTTGGATCTGGAGATATCGGATTAATTATGGCAAGAAGAATGACTCTTGAAGGAGCAGAAGTTAAAGCAGTTGTTGAACTTATGCCATTCTCAGGAGGACTTGCAAGAAACATTGCTCAATGTCTAAATGACTATAATATTCCTTTATATCTAAGCCACACAGTAATTGATATTCAGGGAAAAGAAAGACTTAACAAAGTTGTAATAGCAAAAGTTGATGAAAATAGAAGACCTATTCCAGGTACTGAAATAGAATATGATTGTGATACATTACTTCTTTCTGTTGGATTAATCCCAGAAAATGATATTTCTAGAAACACTGGAATTGCAATTGACAGAAGAACATCTGGACCAATTGTTAATGAAATGATGGAAACAAGTATCCCAGGAATATTTGCTTGTGGAAACGTTGTACACGTTCATGACCTTGTTGACTTCGTTAGTGCTGAAGCTAGAAAAGCTGGTAAAGCTGCTGCTAAGTATATTAAAGATGAAGCTGTTGATGGAGAATATGTAGAACTTAAAACTGGATTTGGAATTACATATACAGTCCCTCAAAAATACAGATTGGAAAATATAGAAAACGCTCTTGAAATTTCAATGAGAGTAAACAATATCTACAAAAATATGAGACTTCAAGTTAAAGATGGAGACAGAGTATTAGTTAACATGAAAAAACAACACCTTGCTCCAGGAGAAATGGAAAAAGTTATGGTTCCTAAAAAACTATTAGAAGGTGTTCAAGGTAAAGAACTGGTAGTTACTCTTGTAGAAGAGAAAGGAGATAAGTAATATGATAAAAGAAATGGTATGTATTGTATGTCCTATGGGATGTCATCTTGAAATAGACACTAAAACTTTAGAGGTAACTGGAAACACTTGCCCTAGAGGTGAAGCTTATGCAAAAGAAGAACTTACAGCTCCAAAAAGAGTTATCACTTCTACAGTAAAAATTGAAGGTGGAATTCACAAAAGACTACCTGTTAAAACAAGTACAAGTATTCCTAAAGAATTAAATTTTAAATGTATGGAACTTCTAAATAATATCGTAGTAAAATCTCCTGTTAAACACGGTCAAGTGCTTATTAAAGACGTACTTGGAACAGGTGCAGATATAATAGCTTGCAGAGATATGTAGGCCCTTAGAATCTATCTTTAGTATTGACAAAATCAGTTTTTAAGGGTATTAACTAGGTATAGAGATTTTTTTATTAAAGATAGGAGGGATACATTTGGATAATCTGATTATTACAGTGGGTACTAGTTTAATAGAGAACTATATCGCCCATAATGAAAATAAAGATATCACCAAAGAAAACATTTTAAAATTTTATGAAGAAGAAAGAATAGAGGACTTCAGAGACAAGAGATACGCTTCTGAGATTATCTCAGTAGAAAATCTTAGAGAGAAGGGTATCTTCTCTGGAGAACACCTTTATATGATTAACCATGATACAGTAAATGGTAAACTTGCGGGAGAAGTTCTTGAAGAGTTTTTCCTAAAAAAAGGAATTGTAAAAGAGGTTACAAGAAAATCAATAAGCAAAGTTGATAAAAGACACCCAGTTGAATTTAGAACTGAAGGACTTAAAAATCTTGTTGAAGAAATCAGTAACATTGTTGATAAAGTAATTAACAAATATAATATTGCTGTTTGCACTGTTGGTGGATATACAGCTGAAATATTTATGGTAAGTCTTATGGCTCAAATTCTTGGTATCAAATCATATTTCATGTTTAGAGAATTTGAAGACGTTACTGAAATACCACCACTACCTATTAAAATAGACTACAACTACTATCTTGAAAATAAAGAATTTTTCAACAAAATTGCATCTAGCAAACCAGTTGAAAAAGCTAAAGTTGAAGAATACTTACAGCAGGAAGTAGAACTTAGCTATTTTATAGAAGACAGAATTATAGATGGAAAAGAATATGTTGAGTTATCTGCTATTGGATATTATTATCTAAAAACTGTCAAAAACTCACATCATCTTCCTAGAAGAACAACAAATGTAAATATCAACGATAAAGAGATTCCTTCTTCTACAATTACTGCAAGACCACCTGAACTTGAAGATATGATAAAGATGTTAAAAGCATCTCCATATGTTAATAAGTTAAAAGTGGTATTCTATAACCCAAATAGAAAATTAAAAGTTTCTAAATTCTTTATTCTTGACAGTGATGATTTCGAAAGCACTCTTGCTTTAGAAATGAAAACTTCTGTTGGAGGATTTAGAATAGATATATATACAGTAGCTTCTACTAAGCGTGAATATGAAGCTCTAATGATTTATTTTAACGAAAACTTCCTTTAATTAATTAACACTCACTAAAAAAGTACGGCAAAAGCCGTACTTTTTATTATATATATGATTTTAATATCTCTATATTTCCATCTAATGTTACTTCCAGATTAGCTGGTATAAACAGAGTCTCTCCTTTTCCTATTCTATAGATTTTTTCCTCAGTTCTAACTGACCCCTCTCCATCTATTACTGAATAGATTTTAAAGTTCTTGTACTTTTCATCTCTATACTTACCTTTTAGTTTAATCTTTTCAACTGTAAAATATGGAGATTTAACAAGAAGCTCTTTACTTCCTCTGGAAACTTCTATTTTCTCCCTGTCCTCTTCTCTACTCATTTCAGGCTTTTTATCAAACTCTATAACATCATATGCCTTATCCAGGTGCAAAGGTCTTAATTTACCATCTACAACTCTGTCAAAGTCATATATTCTATATGTAGTATCTGAGTTTTGCTGTATTTCACATAGTAATATACTTCCACTTAAACTTGCATGCACAAGACCAGGTGTAATATTTATAAAATCACCTTTTTTTACAGATACGCAGTTAAATAGATCTGTAAAATCACGTTTTCTACTTTTTTCAATAAAGTTTTCTCTATCTATTCCATCTTTTATTCCTAAAATAAGTCTGGCATCACTACTTGCATCTAAAATATACCAACACTCACTTTTTCCAAACTCTCCCTCTTTTTCAAGAGCATATTTATCATCTGGATGAACCTGTACAGAAAGTCTGTCATTGATATCTAAAAATTTTATAAGCAGAGGAAATTTATCTCCATATTTATCATATATCTCCTCACCTAAAATTTCACCTTTATATTCTTTTACAATCTCTTCTAAAGTTTTTCCTTTGAACTCTCCATTTTTTATTATAGAAAGTCCATTCTTATGGCAACTAACTTCCCATGATTCCCCTATTTTTTCATTTTCAGGGAGGGAAATTCCAAGTATAGTTTCAAACTCACGTCCTCCCCATACTTTTTTTACCAGATGTTTTTCAAATTTAATTGGATACATTTTCCCTCCTATTTTTGTAAAACCTGTTTAGCTAGTGCTAATCCTCCTGATATTCCAGCATTATCCCCTAATTTTGGATAGATAATATATTCATCAATATTTTCAGTTATTTCAGATACATTGATATATCCATTTAGCATCTCTTTAACCTGTTTTCTTATTTTTTCAAAGAGTTGAGACTGCTTCATTACTCCTCCACCTAATATTATTTTTTCAGGTGAAAGCATAACTATTGTTTCAACTACTGCTATTGAAAGATAGTAAGCCTCAATATCCCATGCTTTATGATCAGCAGGCAATTCATGACCTTTTTTACCCCATCTTTTTTCAATTGCAGGACCACAAGCAAGACCTTCAAGACAATTTTTATGAAATGGACATATCCCTTCAAAATCATCTTCTGGATGTTTTGGAACTATCATATGCCCTACCTCAGGATGTAAAAGTCCATGTATCATTTTTCCTTCAGCTATTATTCCAGCTCCAACTCCAGTTCCAACTGTCATATAAAAACATGAATCAAGACCTTTAGCTCCTCCCCATGTGTACTCTCCAAGTGCAGCTATGTTTACATCTGTATCAAAACCTATTGGAATATTAAAATGTTCTTTAAGCTTATTTACAATATTATAATTTTGCCACAATACTTTTGGTGTAGTTGTTATAGCTCCATAATCTTTATTTTTTGGATTTAAACTTAAAGGACCAAAGCATCCAACACCCATTGCTTCAATCTCTTTACCTTTAAAAAACTCAATAACTTTTTCCATTGTTTCTTCAGGAGATGTAGTAGGAAATACTCCTCTTTCAAATACTTCTCCATTTTCATTTCCTATAGCACAGACAAACTTTGTTCCTCCTGCTTCAATTGACCCTAACCTCATATGATTGTTTCCTCCTTATTAAATAATCCTTTGTTTAATAATACCTTTTTCTAGTTTATCACAAAATGATAATATTTGTAATATAAAAAGGGGGTCGGCTCCCCCTTTTTCTTCTATAATAAGCTATTAATATCCTTTTGCTTCTTCACCTTTAATAATTTTTACAATTCTGCTTGTTCCAAGTCTATTAGCTCCAAGCTCCATAAACTTTTCAGCATCTTCAAGTGAAGAGATTCCTCCAGCTGCTTTTATTTTAACATTTTTTCCAACATGTTTTTTCATTAGAGCTACATCTTCAAATGTTGCTCCTCCTGTTGAAAATCCAGTTGATGTTTTAATATATTCAGCTCCAGCTTCAGTTACTATTTCACACATTTTAATTTTTTCTTCTTCAGTTAAAAGTGCAGTTTCAATAATAACTTTTAATATATGTCCATTACATGCTTTATGTATTGCTTTTATCTCATCTAATATAGCATCATATCTTTTATCTTTTAGATCTCCAACATTGATAACCATATCTATCTCTTGAGCACCATTTTTTATAGCATCTTCAGTTTCAAATACTTTTACAGCTGTTGTATTATATCCATTTGGGAACCCAATAACTGTACAGATAGGAAGTTTATCTCCTACATAATCCTTAGCTCTCTTTACAAATGAAGCTGGAATACATGCAGAAGCTGTTCCATATTTTATTCCATCATCAAGTATTTGTTTTATCTCATTCCAAGTAGAAGCTTGTCCTAAAAGTGTGTGGTCTACTATTTTTAATATCTCTTTCTTATCCATATACAAATCCCTTTCTATTTCAATTTTTCAAGTATAGAATGTCCAATTGTATTCTCAGGCATCTTTACATCAAAGTTATCTGCAATAGTATTTCCTATTATTGCAAAAGTATCAAAAGTTCCAAGATCTCCATCACCTTTCATAGATGGTGAATAAGCTAAGAATGGTACCTGTTCTCTTGTATGGTCTGTTCCTGTGTAAGTTGGGTCATTACCATGGTCAGCTGTTATAATTAAAAGATCATCCTCTTTTAATTTTGGAAGTAAAACTCCTAAATTCTTATCAAATTTTTCTATCTCTTGACCATATCCTTGTGGATTTCTTCTATGTCCCCAAAGAGCATCAAAGTCAACTAAGTTTACAAAACAAAGTCCTGTAAAGTCTTCATTTGATATCTCAATAGTCTGTTCCATTCCATGAACTGAACTTTTTGATTTATAAGCTTTAGTAATTCCTTCTTCAACAAATATATCTGCTATTTTACCTACAGAGATAACATCTAAACCTGCATCTTTTAATGCATTTAATGCTGTTCTTCCATAAGGTTTTAAAGCATAGTCATGTCTATTAGAAGTTCTTACAAACTCTCCCTTTTTCTCTCCTATATAAGGTCTTGCAATGATACGACCTACTTTCCATTCATCTTTCATAGTAAGTTCTCTTGCAATTTCACAATATTTATATAGATTGTCAAGTCCCATATATTTCTCATGTCCACATATTTGTAGAACTGAGTCAGCACTTGTATAAACTATCATATCCCCTGTTGCTATTTCATGTTCTCCATATTCATCAAGTATTGCTGTTCCACTTGCAGATTTGTTTCCAACTATCTTTCTTCCACATCTTTTCTCAAGTTCAGAAATTAATTCTTTTGGAAATCCTGTGTCAGTAAAAGTTTGGAAAGGTTTTTGAATATGAAGTCCCATCATTTCCCAGTGTCCTGTCATAGTATCTTTTCCAACACTTGCTTCATTTAAAGCTGCATAATAACCTATTGGTTTTTCAACTTTTTCCACATGTTTTATTGGATGAAGATTTGCTATTCCCATTTTTTGTAAATTAGGAATATCTAAAGATGGAACTGATTGAGCAATATGTCCTAAAGTATCAACTCCAATATCTCCATATTTAGCAGAATCTTTCATAGCTCCTATTCCTAATGAATCCATTACTATGACAAATATTCTTTTATATTTTTTCATTTTATTCTCCTCAATTAATCAACAAAAGTTTCTAAAGCTATCTCTATCATTTTAGTAAAAGCTGTTTGTCTTTCTTCAGCAGTTGTTTGTTTTTGTGAAGTAAATGAATCTGAGATTGTAAGTAAGCAAGCTGCATTTTTACCTAATACTTTTGCATTATGGAATAGTGCGAAACTTTCCATCTCTACACAAGCACATCCATATTTTTCACTTATTTCTTTATATCCGTCAACATTTGATTCTGTATAGAATACATCACTTGAGTGTAATTTTTCTAAGTGTAAAGGAATATTTAATTTTCCAGCTGCTTTTTTAATTTTTTCATTTAATGCTTCACTTGGATATTCAGTATCTTCATTATATCCATTTTGAGTACGTGCAAATGTTGATTGGCTCCAAGCACTGTTTGCAAGTACAACGTCATATAGATCAAGTGAGTCAATATAAGCTCCAGCTGATCCAACTCTTATTATATTTTCAACTCCGTAGAATTTGAATAATTCATATGAGTAAATTCCTATTGATGCCATTCCCATTCCTGAACCCATAACAGTTATCTCTTTTCCTTTGTATGTTCCAGTAAATGCAAACATATTTCTAACTGTATTAACTTGTCTTACATCTTTAAGAAAAGTCTCAGCTATAAATTTAGCTCTTAGTGGGTCTCCTGGCATTAAAACGTTTTTAGCTATATCTCCTAATTTCGCGTTATTATGTGGTGTCATTATAATTTCCTCCTATTTTAAATCATCATCAGTAAATGAATATGGTAAAAGTTCTTCAATAGTTGTTACCATAGCTTTATTGTGTTTATTAGCAATAACTACAGGTGTATCTCTATTTAAAAGCTCTACCATTACCTGTCTACAAGCTCCACAAGGTGTTCCTAGAGTATTTCCTCCAGTTACAAGAGCCATAGACTCAATATCTTTTTGTCTATATCCAAGAGAGTATACATGAAATAGTGTACTTCTCTCAGCACAGTTTGTAAGTCCATATGATGCATTTTCTATATTAGCACCTATATGATACTTTCCATCTTTAGTTTTTACACATGCTCCAACATGATATTTTGAATATGGTGCATATGCATTTTCCATTGCTTCAAATGCTTTATCTAGTATATCTTTATACTCTTTAAAAATATCCATTTTTAATCCCCCAATTACATAATATCATATAAGATGATTTATAACTAGAATGATGTTATAAATGCAACTATCATAGCACTTAGTACACTTACTGCAAATCCACCTATCATTGCTTTAAATGCAAGTCTAGCAAGTACTCTTCTTTTATCTGGACATAGAACTGAAATTCCTGATATGCAGATTCCCATACTTGAGAAGTTAGCAAATCCAGCTAGTGCTATACTGATAATAAGTCCAGTTCTGTAATCTAATGCTTGAATTAGCTGTCCTAATTTTTGGAAAGCTATAAATTCGTTTAATACAAGTTTGTATCCTAAAAGTTCTCCAGCAAGGAAGATGTTGTTTCCATCCAGTCCCATAAAGAATCCAAGTGGTGAGAATACATAAGAGAATATTTTTTCAAGACTTAATCCAAATATTCCAAGAATTCCATTTACTAAAGCTATTAATGAGATGAAAGCTATTAGAGATGCAGCTATTGCTATAGCTGTATTCATTCCACTTACTGCACCTTCACTGATTGCAGAAATTATATTTTCGTGGTGACCTTTTCTATCCATGCTTACATTTTCAACTAT
This genomic interval carries:
- the deoC gene encoding deoxyribose-phosphate aldolase, which encodes MDKKEILKIVDHTLLGQASTWNEIKQILDDGIKYGTASACIPASFVKRAKDYVGDKLPICTVIGFPNGYNTTAVKVFETEDAIKNGAQEIDMVINVGDLKDKRYDAILDEIKAIHKACNGHILKVIIETALLTEEEKIKMCEIVTEAGAEYIKTSTGFSTGGATFEDVALMKKHVGKNVKIKAAGGISSLEDAEKFMELGANRLGTSRIVKIIKGEEAKGY
- a CDS encoding FAD-dependent oxidoreductase, with protein sequence MKFDLVVIGGGPGGLAAAIEAKKNGVDSILVIERDKELGGILQQCIHNGFGLHEFKEELTGPEYAERFIKELAKMNIEYKLDTMVLDITPEKMVHAINTKDGYMAIEAKAVILAMGCRERTRGAISIPGERPAGIFTAGTAQRFINMEGYMVGKKVVILGSGDIGLIMARRMTLEGAEVKAVVELMPFSGGLARNIAQCLNDYNIPLYLSHTVIDIQGKERLNKVVIAKVDENRRPIPGTEIEYDCDTLLLSVGLIPENDISRNTGIAIDRRTSGPIVNEMMETSIPGIFACGNVVHVHDLVDFVSAEARKAGKAAAKYIKDEAVDGEYVELKTGFGITYTVPQKYRLENIENALEISMRVNNIYKNMRLQVKDGDRVLVNMKKQHLAPGEMEKVMVPKKLLEGVQGKELVVTLVEEKGDK
- a CDS encoding DUF1667 domain-containing protein, which codes for MIKEMVCIVCPMGCHLEIDTKTLEVTGNTCPRGEAYAKEELTAPKRVITSTVKIEGGIHKRLPVKTSTSIPKELNFKCMELLNNIVVKSPVKHGQVLIKDVLGTGADIIACRDM
- the manA gene encoding mannose-6-phosphate isomerase, class I, whose product is MYPIKFEKHLVKKVWGGREFETILGISLPENEKIGESWEVSCHKNGLSIIKNGEFKGKTLEEIVKEYKGEILGEEIYDKYGDKFPLLIKFLDINDRLSVQVHPDDKYALEKEGEFGKSECWYILDASSDARLILGIKDGIDRENFIEKSRKRDFTDLFNCVSVKKGDFINITPGLVHASLSGSILLCEIQQNSDTTYRIYDFDRVVDGKLRPLHLDKAYDVIEFDKKPEMSREEDREKIEVSRGSKELLVKSPYFTVEKIKLKGKYRDEKYKNFKIYSVIDGEGSVRTEEKIYRIGKGETLFIPANLEVTLDGNIEILKSYI
- a CDS encoding antitoxin, producing the protein MDNLIITVGTSLIENYIAHNENKDITKENILKFYEEERIEDFRDKRYASEIISVENLREKGIFSGEHLYMINHDTVNGKLAGEVLEEFFLKKGIVKEVTRKSISKVDKRHPVEFRTEGLKNLVEEISNIVDKVINKYNIAVCTVGGYTAEIFMVSLMAQILGIKSYFMFREFEDVTEIPPLPIKIDYNYYLENKEFFNKIASSKPVEKAKVEEYLQQEVELSYFIEDRIIDGKEYVELSAIGYYYLKTVKNSHHLPRRTTNVNINDKEIPSSTITARPPELEDMIKMLKASPYVNKLKVVFYNPNRKLKVSKFFILDSDDFESTLALEMKTSVGGFRIDIYTVASTKREYEALMIYFNENFL
- the cdd gene encoding cytidine deaminase; amino-acid sequence: MDIFKEYKDILDKAFEAMENAYAPYSKYHVGACVKTKDGKYHIGANIENASYGLTNCAERSTLFHVYSLGYRQKDIESMALVTGGNTLGTPCGACRQVMVELLNRDTPVVIANKHNKAMVTTIEELLPYSFTDDDLK
- a CDS encoding phosphopentomutase: MKKYKRIFVIVMDSLGIGAMKDSAKYGDIGVDTLGHIAQSVPSLDIPNLQKMGIANLHPIKHVEKVEKPIGYYAALNEASVGKDTMTGHWEMMGLHIQKPFQTFTDTGFPKELISELEKRCGRKIVGNKSASGTAILDEYGEHEIATGDMIVYTSADSVLQICGHEKYMGLDNLYKYCEIARELTMKDEWKVGRIIARPYIGEKKGEFVRTSNRHDYALKPYGRTALNALKDAGLDVISVGKIADIFVEEGITKAYKSKSSVHGMEQTIEISNEDFTGLCFVNLVDFDALWGHRRNPQGYGQEIEKFDKNLGVLLPKLKEDDLLIITADHGNDPTYTGTDHTREQVPFLAYSPSMKGDGDLGTFDTFAIIGNTIADNFDVKMPENTIGHSILEKLK
- the deoD gene encoding purine-nucleoside phosphorylase — encoded protein: MMTPHNNAKLGDIAKNVLMPGDPLRAKFIAETFLKDVRQVNTVRNMFAFTGTYKGKEITVMGSGMGMASIGIYSYELFKFYGVENIIRVGSAGAYIDSLDLYDVVLANSAWSQSTFARTQNGYNEDTEYPSEALNEKIKKAAGKLNIPLHLEKLHSSDVFYTESNVDGYKEISEKYGCACVEMESFALFHNAKVLGKNAACLLTISDSFTSQKQTTAEERQTAFTKMIEIALETFVD
- a CDS encoding NAD(P)/FAD-dependent oxidoreductase, with translation MFDVIIIGAGIMGAATAYELAKYNLKVMVLEKEHDVSNGTSKANSGIVHAGYDATEGTLMAKYNALGNEMYEDLCKEIDAPFKRTGSFVLAFSEEDREHLNLLYNRGITNGIPGMQLLEREDVLKMEPNINPEVKAALYAPTAGVTSPWEVTIKLLENAVLNGAELKTDAKVEKIERIAEGFKVILSNKEELTAKVVVNAAGVYADDINNMVSSKKIKITPRAGEYFLLDKVQGNLVNKVIFQCPTKVGKGVLVSPTVHGNLIVGPTATTQDDKDYVGNTLEAFDFIKATAVKSVKNINFRDNIKNFSGLRAEADIPDFIIGEVEDVPFFFNIAGTKSPGLTSAPAIGLDVANMIVEKLGNPAKKAEHKKNKPHIYFMELSPEEKAEVIKKDPRYGRIICRCESITEGEIVDVIHRMVGAKTVDGIKKRCRPGMGRCQGGFCGPRVQEILARELHENLDDIVLDKVGSYILTGETKKQEEL
- a CDS encoding ROK family protein; translated protein: MRLGSIEAGGTKFVCAIGNENGEVFERGVFPTTSPEETMEKVIEFFKGKEIEAMGVGCFGPLSLNPKNKDYGAITTTPKVLWQNYNIVNKLKEHFNIPIGFDTDVNIAALGEYTWGGAKGLDSCFYMTVGTGVGAGIIAEGKMIHGLLHPEVGHMIVPKHPEDDFEGICPFHKNCLEGLACGPAIEKRWGKKGHELPADHKAWDIEAYYLSIAVVETIVMLSPEKIILGGGVMKQSQLFEKIRKQVKEMLNGYINVSEITENIDEYIIYPKLGDNAGISGGLALAKQVLQK